GACCGGCGGAATGCTTTCCGTCACCGGCGCTTCAGCACCAGCGCGGAGCGGTTCGGCAGATAGAGGCTCAGGCGCGAGTTCCGCGTAAAGTAGGTCTGGCCCGGTTCGCGCCGCGCGAAGCCGCCGAATTCCGGCGCGTCGGAGTCCAGTACCGTCTCGAATACCCCCTCCCGCACTTCGAAGGCGTAGTCGAAATACGACCTTTCCGGATGGAAATTGAAGCAGAAATAGAGATCGTCCCGCTCGAAAATCAGGATTTTCGCGGTTTCGTCGAGCCGCACCAGCTGCGGGATGCAGCGTGTGAATTCCGGACGGCTCTTCACCGTTTCGAGCATTGCCCGGTCGAAAACAGCGAGGAAGCGGTAGCGCAGATCCGGATTCTCCGCCAGCGACCAGAGCCGCCGCGCGTGCATCATGGACCAGTGGTTCCCCTCGCGCGGAAAGTCGATCCACTCCGGATGCCCGAACTCGTTGCCCATGAAGTTCAGGTATCCGTGTCCGGCCGAGGCGAGCGTCGCAAGGCGCATCATCTTGTGCAGCGCGACCGCGCGATCCACGGCGAGACTGGCGGAGGAGACGTGCATCGCGTCGTACATCGCGGCGTCGGCGAGCCGGAAAATCGCGGTTTTGCCGCCGACGATCGCCTGGTCGTGGCATTCGGCGTAGCTGATCGAACGCTCGTCGCGCCGCCGGTTGCAGAGTTCGTGGTACATCCAGCCGAGCGGCCAGTTTTCATCCGGAATGTCGAAGAGCTTGAACCACATGTCCGTCACCCCCATCGCCAGGCGGTAATCGAAGCCGATTCCTCCCGGCTGGCCGAGCGGCGCGGCGAGTCCCGGCATGCCGCTGACGTCTTCGGCGACGGTCACGGCATCGGGACGCACCGTGTGGATGACCGTGTTGGCGAGCCCGAGATAGCAGACAGCATCCTCATCCACGTCGGGCCCGAAGTAGTCGGCGTACGACGTGAAGGTCTTCCCTAGCCCGTGATGCAGGTACATCATGCTTGTCACGCCGTCGAAACGGAACCCGTCGATGCGGAATTCGTCGAGCCAGTAGCGGCAGTTCGACAGCAGGAAATGCAGCACCTCCGGCTTCGCATAGTCGAAGAGCAGCGAGTCCCACGCCGCGTGCTCGCCGCGCGCTCCCGCGTGAAAGAACGCGGTGCGGCTGCCGTCGTAGCGGCCGAGCCCTTCGACCTCGTTGCGGGTCGCATGCGAGTGCACGAGGTCGATGATGACGCGCAGCCCGAGGCCATGCGCCGCATCGACCAGCTCCTTGAACTCGTCCGGTGTGCCGAACCGCCCCGCCACTGCGAAGAAATTGGCGACGTGATAGCCGAAACTGCCGTAGTACGGATGCCCCATGACCGCCATCAGCTGAATCGTATTGTAGCCGGCCTTTGCGATGCGCGGCAGGGTTTTCACCCGGAACTCCGCAAAGCTGCCGACCTTCGGCTCTTCCTGCGCCATGCCGACATGCGACTCGTAGACGAGCGGCATGGCGGGAGCGGGCGGCGACGGATGCCGGAACGCATAGGGCCGTTCCGGCGCGTAGACCACCGCCGAGAAGAGACCGGTCGCTTCATCCTGCACGACGCAGCGGGCATAGGCGGGCACCCGGTCGCCACGGCCGCCCTCCCACTCCATAGAGAGCAGGTAGTGGTCGCCGTGGCGGAGCGCTTCGGCCGGAAGCCGGAGTTCCCATGCGCCGCCCGGCTTTGATTTCATGACGAATCCGGGGCGCTCCTCCCAGTTGGTGAAGTCTCCGCGGACGATGATCCGGGTCGCATTCGGCGCCCATTCGCGGAATACCCATCCGGCCGCATCGCGGTGCAGCCCGAAATATTCATGGCCCGAAGCGAAATCGGCCAGGCTCATGCGCCCGCCGGTCAGCTTCCGGGCGGTCTCGGCCGTCCGAAGGGTCCGGGCGGCGAGCGCGTCGCGGTACGGCGCCAGGCACGGATCGCAGGCCAGCGGCGCCGGTTCGTTGCTCAACCGGGTAAAACAGTTCATGGCCGCCGCCTTTCGTCAGTGCTGGACCAGCGGACGCGCCAGCATGTTTTCGTAGATTTTGATATACTCCTGCGCGGTCACATCGTGATTGAAGCGGAGCTTCGATTCGCGCATCACGCGGGAGATTTCCGGCTCCTTGACCTCCGGCGGCAGCGACCAGAAGCGCATCGCTTCATCCATCGCCCACATGAGCCCGCCGTCGTCGTAGGTTTCGAAGAGGAACCCGTTGCCGGTGTGGGTGTTCACATTGAGCGGCTCGACCGTGTCGTGCAGCCCGCCGGTGTCGTGCACCACGGGGAGGCTGCCGAAATACTGGCTTGTCATCTGCGGCAGTCCGCACGGCTCGAACAGCGACGGCATGAGAATGAAATCGCTCGCCGCGAACGCGAGGCGCGAAAGTCCCTCGTCGAAATCGCAGACCAGCACGCGGTCGTAGAAGTCGTGCCGGGCGACGATGTCGCGGAAGATCGGCTGATAGCTGCCGTTGGCCACGATTGCGATCTGGAGTCCCTGGTCCCAGTATTTGTGGACGACGTTGTAGAGATTGTCCGTGAGCAGCGAACACCCCTTCTGCATCGGGTCGAGGCGCGAAGGCCAGAAGAAAAGCGGCGCGTTCTGATCCTCGCGCAGCCCGGTGCGGGTCTGAAACGCGATCTTGTTGACCTGCTTGCCTTTCACGTGCGTCTCGGCGTCGTATTTGACTTCGATGTAAGGATCGGTTTCGGGCGTACTGGTTTCGTCGGGCGAGTTCAGGATGCCCGAGGCGCAGCCGGAATAGTACTTTCCGGCCATCTCGCGGCGGATGTTGTCCGGCACGAACGGGTGACGTCCCTCCACGACCTCCTTGAGGAAGGTCGGACTGACCGTATTGATGAAGTGCGCGGCGAAAATTCC
This DNA window, taken from Victivallis lenta, encodes the following:
- a CDS encoding alpha-amylase family glycosyl hydrolase, which gives rise to MNCFTRLSNEPAPLACDPCLAPYRDALAARTLRTAETARKLTGGRMSLADFASGHEYFGLHRDAAGWVFREWAPNATRIIVRGDFTNWEERPGFVMKSKPGGAWELRLPAEALRHGDHYLLSMEWEGGRGDRVPAYARCVVQDEATGLFSAVVYAPERPYAFRHPSPPAPAMPLVYESHVGMAQEEPKVGSFAEFRVKTLPRIAKAGYNTIQLMAVMGHPYYGSFGYHVANFFAVAGRFGTPDEFKELVDAAHGLGLRVIIDLVHSHATRNEVEGLGRYDGSRTAFFHAGARGEHAAWDSLLFDYAKPEVLHFLLSNCRYWLDEFRIDGFRFDGVTSMMYLHHGLGKTFTSYADYFGPDVDEDAVCYLGLANTVIHTVRPDAVTVAEDVSGMPGLAAPLGQPGGIGFDYRLAMGVTDMWFKLFDIPDENWPLGWMYHELCNRRRDERSISYAECHDQAIVGGKTAIFRLADAAMYDAMHVSSASLAVDRAVALHKMMRLATLASAGHGYLNFMGNEFGHPEWIDFPREGNHWSMMHARRLWSLAENPDLRYRFLAVFDRAMLETVKSRPEFTRCIPQLVRLDETAKILIFERDDLYFCFNFHPERSYFDYAFEVREGVFETVLDSDAPEFGGFARREPGQTYFTRNSRLSLYLPNRSALVLKRR
- a CDS encoding glycogen synthase — encoded protein: MMRRTNYKSPTILVVTPEITYLPEGMGNMANVLHAKAGGLADVSASLVGALFRQGADVHVALPHYRKMFHVDVGKLISDELRVYMSHLHNSRIHLAEDRIFYYRDSVYSSYSKDSFLQAMAFQREVINNIIPDVKPDLIHCNDWMTGLIPAAARRMGIPCLFTVHNIHTHKATLAQIEDRGIDAAPFWQNLYYERPPLNYEESRSNNPVDMLASGIFAAHFINTVSPTFLKEVVEGRHPFVPDNIRREMAGKYYSGCASGILNSPDETSTPETDPYIEVKYDAETHVKGKQVNKIAFQTRTGLREDQNAPLFFWPSRLDPMQKGCSLLTDNLYNVVHKYWDQGLQIAIVANGSYQPIFRDIVARHDFYDRVLVCDFDEGLSRLAFAASDFILMPSLFEPCGLPQMTSQYFGSLPVVHDTGGLHDTVEPLNVNTHTGNGFLFETYDDGGLMWAMDEAMRFWSLPPEVKEPEISRVMRESKLRFNHDVTAQEYIKIYENMLARPLVQH